From a single Arachis hypogaea cultivar Tifrunner chromosome 3, arahy.Tifrunner.gnm2.J5K5, whole genome shotgun sequence genomic region:
- the LOC112790329 gene encoding oil body-associated protein 2C-like → MIAMPELENLAKSYGKFWCTWQADRGDRVPLGAPALMISPQPQGVKPRLVRPDLVHQRDAKYHVSSDSYKTLVKRVALSNIMI, encoded by the exons ATGATTGCCATGCCTGAGCTTGAAAACCTTGCTAAATCCTATGGAAAATTCTGGTGTACTTGGCAGGCCGATAGAG GAGATAGGGTTCCACTGGGTGCACCAGCACTAATGATATCACCACAACCACAAGGGGTGAAGCCTAGACTGGTGAGGCCAGATCTGGTGCATCAGAGGGATGCAAAGTATCATGTTTCCTCAGACAGCTATAAGACCTTAGTTAAGCGCGTTGCACTTTCAAATATTATG ATTTAG